The following coding sequences lie in one Synechococcus sp. PCC 7336 genomic window:
- a CDS encoding AMP-binding protein codes for MAGPGKLAGDEKRCIYDLVAFQARSNPEAIAIAAPGHTPLSYRELLEQIHCIADKLNAIGVGRNDRVAIVLPNGPEMAVAFLAIASSATCAPLNPAYRQSEYDFYLSDLDAKALIVRSGIAVPAVEVARKKGIPLLELSPVKQAAAGIFQLLGGEPQHPDRGGIAQPEDVALVLHTSGTTSRPKMVPLTGHNLCSSANNIAATLRLGAGDRCLNVMPLFHIHGLVGSLLSSLNAGASLVCTPGFDAIQFFDWLAEFRPTWYSAVPTMHQAILARAVDCRDIIAQCPLRFIRASSAPLPPQVMAALEAVLNAPAIESYGMTEASHQMTSNPLPPQARKPGSVGVAAGPEVAIADEAGQLLPVGEVGEIVIRGANVTSGYYNNPDANHSAFTEGWFRTGDLGYFDRDRYLFLQGRIKEMINRGGEKIAPRDIDEVLLSHPDVAQAVAFAMPHPQLGEDIAAAVVLQPKSSATSAAIRAYLFQQLADFKVPSQVAIVDDIPKGATGKLQRLGLADKLADVLVAQSVAPRNPLEKIIAATIQEVLDLETLSIHDNFFAIGGDSLRGTQVVNRLRALFGIELPHTILFRHLTVAELAEELAALTPSSEDMAAVAEVLLELAKLPPETITQLMNEL; via the coding sequence ATGGCCGGACCAGGCAAGTTAGCAGGCGATGAAAAGCGATGCATCTACGATTTGGTGGCATTTCAAGCACGGAGCAATCCAGAGGCGATCGCCATTGCGGCACCCGGGCATACCCCGCTGTCCTATCGAGAATTGTTAGAGCAGATTCACTGTATCGCTGACAAGCTAAACGCCATTGGGGTGGGACGTAACGACCGGGTGGCGATCGTCTTGCCCAATGGCCCGGAAATGGCTGTGGCTTTTTTGGCGATCGCCAGTAGCGCGACTTGCGCCCCCCTCAACCCCGCCTATCGCCAATCGGAGTATGACTTTTATCTATCCGATCTCGATGCCAAAGCCCTGATTGTTCGGTCGGGTATTGCCGTCCCTGCTGTGGAGGTCGCCCGCAAAAAAGGTATTCCTCTCCTAGAACTTTCCCCCGTCAAACAAGCCGCCGCCGGTATCTTTCAGCTCCTAGGTGGAGAACCTCAACATCCCGACCGGGGCGGGATCGCCCAACCGGAAGATGTGGCATTAGTCCTGCATACTTCAGGAACGACCTCCCGTCCCAAAATGGTGCCACTGACCGGCCACAATCTCTGCAGCTCAGCCAACAATATTGCCGCAACGTTGAGGTTAGGAGCTGGCGATCGTTGCCTGAACGTAATGCCCCTGTTTCACATCCACGGACTAGTAGGGTCTTTGTTGTCCTCCCTCAATGCAGGAGCCAGCCTGGTTTGCACTCCCGGGTTCGACGCCATCCAATTCTTTGACTGGCTAGCAGAATTTCGCCCCACCTGGTACTCGGCAGTCCCCACTATGCACCAAGCCATTCTGGCACGAGCTGTAGATTGTCGCGACATCATTGCCCAATGCCCCCTTCGCTTCATTCGCGCTTCCTCCGCTCCATTGCCCCCCCAAGTCATGGCCGCATTGGAAGCCGTATTGAATGCCCCGGCGATCGAATCCTACGGCATGACCGAAGCCTCCCATCAGATGACGAGCAATCCCCTCCCGCCTCAAGCCCGCAAGCCTGGTTCGGTAGGGGTTGCGGCAGGACCGGAAGTGGCGATCGCGGATGAGGCTGGCCAATTACTCCCTGTTGGAGAAGTGGGAGAAATCGTCATCCGGGGAGCGAATGTGACCTCTGGCTATTACAACAATCCCGACGCCAATCACAGCGCCTTTACTGAGGGTTGGTTTCGCACTGGAGACCTGGGGTACTTCGATCGCGATCGCTACCTTTTTTTGCAAGGACGCATTAAAGAAATGATTAATCGAGGGGGGGAGAAGATTGCCCCGCGAGACATTGATGAGGTCTTGCTGAGCCATCCCGATGTGGCACAGGCAGTTGCCTTCGCAATGCCCCATCCGCAGTTAGGAGAAGATATTGCAGCGGCAGTGGTACTCCAGCCGAAGAGCTCTGCTACGTCAGCCGCGATTCGAGCCTATTTATTCCAACAGTTGGCCGACTTCAAAGTTCCCAGCCAAGTGGCGATCGTGGATGATATCCCCAAGGGAGCTACGGGCAAATTACAGCGCCTTGGTTTGGCAGATAAGCTGGCGGACGTTCTGGTCGCACAATCTGTTGCCCCCCGCAATCCGCTGGAAAAAATCATCGCCGCGACAATTCAGGAGGTCTTGGATCTAGAAACGCTCAGCATTCACGATAACTTTTTCGCAATTGGGGGAGACTCGTTACGGGGTACCCAGGTCGTCAACCGTTTGAGAGCATTGTTTGGGATTGAGCTACCCCATACCATCCTGTTTCGCCATCTGACAGTGGCTGAGCTGGCTGAGGAACTTGCAGCTTTAACCCCTAGTTCCGAGGATATGGCAGCGGTCGCTGAAGTGCTATTAGAACTGGCAAAACTTCCTCCAGAAACCATTACGCAACTCATGAATGAATTGTGA
- a CDS encoding thiamine pyrophosphate-binding protein, whose protein sequence is MPDRQDLAQTISTLSAAQRSLLGARLSDTSVDGSTLIARSLKELGIGHIYSIAGTPIDRTLTACAEVGICVVGVRHQNNGVLMALAQNYVAGQLVAAAILSAGPAVTNAATGILVAWDNAWPLLVLGGRRSLQMQGKGQFQELDAVALFQSITKYAGLVATIAEIPNALRHAVGVAIAARPGPVYLDIAEEVFTDTQSTAISSALTPTAVTGQDEPFGLPISTRESLKDHPQAIQRAAHLLSQASRPALIVGKGVRWSTPYAALDCLVNRYRIPFVTSPMGRGFLPDDHPICYTSVRAALLATADVVLVLGARLNWTFRFGAELRAETELIQIDIEAAELEANVKPDVGIVGDVEVVLAQLLAYLEQSPPKHHCLPTFHTWLRELDRQKAQKEREIEPLLTSDAIPMSPQRLVHEIQACLPRNAICIVDGSVILAATQQVLKTYLPVSRLTPGSNGCIGTGIPFAIGAKLAQPDRLVVAICGDTGIGMSLMELETAVRYQIPLIVAIANNNGNSGSLRSSSHLDGEARRIAMFQPDLRYEQIVSVLGGYGEFITSPQDIQPALQRAIAANTAACINVKVDPAAPYPLL, encoded by the coding sequence ATGCCCGATCGCCAAGACCTCGCTCAAACAATCTCGACGCTCTCTGCCGCACAGCGATCGCTGCTCGGTGCAAGGCTATCGGATACTTCGGTAGATGGCAGCACCCTCATTGCTCGCAGTTTGAAGGAGCTGGGGATCGGCCATATCTACAGCATCGCGGGGACACCCATCGATCGCACCTTGACTGCCTGTGCCGAGGTTGGTATCTGTGTCGTGGGGGTACGCCATCAGAACAATGGAGTATTGATGGCTCTAGCTCAAAACTATGTCGCGGGCCAGCTCGTAGCGGCGGCGATCTTATCTGCAGGCCCCGCTGTAACCAATGCAGCCACTGGCATTTTGGTGGCCTGGGACAATGCCTGGCCGTTGTTAGTCTTGGGGGGGCGGCGCTCCCTGCAGATGCAAGGTAAGGGACAATTTCAGGAGCTGGATGCAGTCGCTCTCTTCCAATCCATCACTAAATATGCGGGGTTAGTTGCAACAATCGCTGAAATTCCGAATGCTCTGCGCCATGCTGTGGGGGTGGCGATCGCCGCTCGACCCGGTCCGGTTTATCTCGATATTGCCGAAGAGGTTTTTACTGACACCCAATCAACTGCAATCTCTTCAGCTCTAACCCCCACTGCCGTCACAGGACAAGACGAACCATTTGGCCTGCCAATCTCGACTCGCGAAAGCCTAAAAGACCATCCTCAAGCCATTCAGCGCGCAGCCCACCTGTTGAGTCAGGCAAGCCGCCCAGCCTTGATTGTCGGCAAGGGCGTGCGTTGGTCGACACCCTACGCTGCTTTAGATTGCTTGGTGAATCGCTATCGGATTCCCTTTGTCACCTCCCCAATGGGTCGAGGTTTTTTACCCGACGACCATCCAATCTGTTACACCTCGGTGCGGGCGGCATTGCTGGCGACAGCGGATGTGGTGTTAGTCTTGGGCGCACGGTTGAATTGGACCTTTCGGTTTGGGGCAGAACTGCGTGCGGAAACCGAGCTCATCCAGATTGACATTGAAGCAGCAGAACTGGAAGCCAATGTAAAACCCGATGTGGGCATTGTTGGGGATGTGGAAGTGGTTCTGGCTCAGTTATTGGCATACTTGGAGCAATCTCCCCCAAAACACCATTGTTTGCCAACCTTCCACACTTGGCTGAGAGAGCTCGATCGCCAAAAAGCACAGAAAGAGCGGGAAATCGAACCGCTCCTGACATCCGATGCGATTCCCATGTCGCCCCAGCGTCTGGTCCACGAAATTCAAGCCTGTTTACCCAGAAATGCGATCTGCATCGTAGATGGTAGTGTCATCCTTGCTGCAACCCAGCAGGTTTTGAAAACCTATCTCCCAGTCTCTCGCTTGACCCCCGGCTCGAACGGATGCATTGGTACAGGAATTCCTTTTGCGATCGGTGCCAAACTGGCTCAGCCCGATCGCCTAGTAGTGGCGATTTGTGGCGATACCGGAATTGGCATGAGTCTGATGGAGCTAGAGACTGCCGTTCGCTACCAAATTCCCCTGATTGTGGCGATCGCGAACAACAATGGCAACAGTGGCTCGTTGAGATCCTCCTCCCATTTAGACGGCGAGGCGAGACGGATCGCAATGTTTCAGCCCGATCTTCGCTACGAGCAAATCGTCTCTGTATTGGGCGGATACGGAGAGTTTATTACGTCACCACAAGACATACAGCCCGCTCTCCAACGGGCGATCGCTGCAAATACCGCAGCTTGCATCAACGTCAAAGTCGATCCCGCTGCCCCCTATCCACTGTTGTAA